A region from the Maridesulfovibrio zosterae DSM 11974 genome encodes:
- a CDS encoding FecR domain-containing protein: MPETLNTPAGIGIVSGVTGEAYAVSASGQRLLEPGSPVYQGEELVTGSDGNVEIRFNDDTLLSQGADSSISLDDYTYDESNAGASDFMVNIAEGTFRMVTGKIAENNPERFKVGSPLATIGIRGTITIHEVEPGGEEKHGVEEIHSGKALIVQSNITGAIRQIGQPMGLVDISSSGTLSAVRPVTMQEFNSFRDIAQGNILQEREIEEERQQQEDNNNNDDERIDDQPDEQPQEQPDGEAPGGTPEPDGAEAGSVLHIQSSLDSSQAPLVDQRFFDPAEIDNPIVPGDEVKVEDPQEVKQNIVDEGDNEENGENENNVIELTTIEEKDSSKKQTAETEIIQEETTTDGNTGTDDPAPDPEPEPQPPVSTITIMGTSSADTLTGTAETNYIYGLQADDELKGLGGDDTLNGGLGNDSLDGGTGFDFASYADATGAVSVCLTDGTSTGADGADTLVNIDGIIGSNYDDVLAGNSNDNIFQPLLGNDSISGGAGFDTISFETLTTDVNVTLSTSTGSATIENAGGTVINTLGLDSIENAQGGSGNDYFLSTGSENNVIKGGAGDDSISSGIGNDTVYGDSGADSIIGGDGSDYIEGGIGNDIIDGEADNDTIKGGDGDDSIIGGYGLDVIYGDSGNDNIDSGEQNDFIDGGDGNDSIFGGAGDDTIYGGLGDDSLNGYQGNDIIYGGDGNDIIRGTYDNNTLYGGNGNDTIHNGEGSDYIEGGDGDDWISLSLGTDTVYAGSGNDTVVVSHDTAYIYAGDGNDHITFLAPAGHTAAQGTINGEGGDDTIIGGVVQDYLDGGEGNDSIAGNAGNDTLNGGTGDDIISGGDGNDTIMGNAGDDTIYGNDNNDTISGGDGIDSIDGGAGFDTISYAYAANGINVDLSTGSATVTVAPVTDIDTITDIENVIGSDYDDTIKAGNSGSTINGGAGNDTISGGDGMDSLDGGTGINTLDYSYYTTGGVSVDLLAGAATLVGGTDEDTLSNFQVVIGTVNDDVISAATSGVTQTLLGGGGNDSILGGWSSDYIEGGIGDDSINSHEGDDTVYGGAGNDTIDGSNGTSTIYGEDGNDNITTHGSNDFIDGGTGNDYINSGAGDDIVHGGTGNDQILAAYGNNIFWGDEGDDYLGDGAHNGTLDGGDGIDTLFGNDGNDLLYGGNDNDSIHGGTGNDTIFGDAGNDTLDASTNDDFVDGGSGDDRIMGTSGNNILIGGDGLDSIIGGTGLDTISYLYAANGVTINLDSSATVTTGTDVDTFSSIEAVIGSDFDDTITGSTIADHTITGAGGADKIYLQSAYNSTLMYNAPIEGGDIVDNFAVAKDNFMFDSMNFDSTAASRFQTISNFDGHTGLTDTQTYFIYDDVNTKLYYDADGNASADATLIADLTNSEDVTAADLTF; the protein is encoded by the coding sequence ATGCCTGAAACACTGAACACCCCTGCCGGAATCGGAATCGTTTCCGGGGTAACAGGTGAAGCATACGCAGTATCCGCCTCTGGTCAACGATTGCTGGAACCGGGAAGCCCTGTTTATCAAGGGGAAGAACTGGTCACTGGTAGCGATGGTAATGTGGAAATCAGGTTTAATGATGACACCCTCCTCTCTCAAGGCGCAGATTCGAGCATCTCCCTTGACGACTACACATATGATGAATCCAATGCTGGAGCCTCAGATTTCATGGTCAATATTGCGGAAGGTACCTTCCGCATGGTTACCGGTAAGATTGCTGAAAACAACCCCGAAAGATTCAAAGTAGGCTCCCCGCTGGCTACAATCGGTATCAGGGGAACAATTACCATTCATGAAGTAGAACCTGGCGGAGAAGAAAAACACGGAGTTGAAGAAATTCATTCCGGCAAGGCTCTGATAGTTCAAAGCAACATTACTGGAGCGATCCGACAGATAGGACAACCGATGGGACTGGTTGATATAAGCAGTTCCGGCACGCTCAGTGCGGTTCGCCCTGTGACTATGCAGGAGTTCAACTCTTTCCGTGACATCGCACAGGGAAATATACTGCAGGAAAGAGAAATTGAAGAAGAGCGACAACAACAGGAAGATAACAATAACAACGATGACGAACGTATTGATGACCAACCTGATGAACAGCCTCAAGAGCAGCCTGACGGCGAAGCTCCAGGTGGTACCCCTGAACCGGACGGTGCGGAAGCTGGAAGTGTTTTACATATCCAAAGCAGCCTTGATTCATCACAGGCTCCGCTTGTAGACCAAAGATTCTTTGATCCAGCTGAAATTGATAACCCCATAGTCCCAGGTGATGAAGTAAAGGTAGAAGACCCCCAAGAAGTTAAACAAAACATAGTAGATGAAGGGGATAACGAAGAGAATGGAGAGAATGAAAATAATGTTATTGAATTAACTACCATAGAAGAAAAAGATAGCTCAAAAAAACAAACCGCAGAAACAGAAATTATTCAGGAGGAAACCACAACCGATGGAAACACAGGGACAGACGATCCTGCCCCCGATCCTGAACCTGAGCCCCAACCTCCTGTCTCTACAATAACCATAATGGGAACATCTTCAGCTGACACACTCACAGGCACCGCTGAAACAAATTATATTTATGGTCTTCAGGCTGATGATGAACTCAAAGGTCTTGGTGGCGATGACACACTTAACGGAGGACTTGGTAACGATTCTCTGGACGGTGGCACTGGGTTTGATTTCGCTTCCTATGCTGATGCAACAGGAGCTGTTTCTGTCTGCCTTACTGATGGAACATCAACAGGAGCAGATGGAGCAGACACCCTTGTTAACATAGATGGAATTATCGGCTCCAACTATGACGATGTTCTTGCTGGAAACAGTAATGACAACATATTTCAACCACTGCTTGGCAATGACTCTATTTCCGGAGGGGCAGGCTTTGATACTATATCTTTTGAAACTCTGACGACCGACGTAAATGTCACATTATCAACAAGTACCGGTTCTGCAACTATTGAAAATGCAGGTGGTACTGTCATAAATACCTTGGGCCTTGACAGTATTGAAAATGCGCAAGGAGGTTCTGGAAATGACTACTTCCTCAGCACCGGTTCTGAAAATAATGTTATTAAGGGCGGAGCCGGGGACGACAGTATCAGCAGCGGGATTGGAAACGACACCGTATATGGTGATTCCGGGGCAGATTCAATAATCGGCGGCGATGGCAGTGACTATATTGAGGGAGGCATCGGGAATGATATTATAGATGGTGAGGCTGATAACGATACCATCAAAGGCGGAGATGGGGATGACTCCATTATTGGAGGATACGGTCTGGATGTCATTTACGGTGATAGCGGCAATGACAACATCGATAGTGGAGAGCAAAACGATTTCATAGATGGTGGTGACGGCAATGATTCTATTTTTGGAGGCGCTGGTGATGACACTATCTACGGAGGTCTCGGCGACGATTCCCTAAATGGCTATCAAGGGAATGATATTATTTACGGAGGTGATGGGAACGACATCATCCGTGGTACATATGATAATAATACCCTTTATGGCGGAAATGGCAACGACACTATCCACAACGGGGAAGGAAGTGACTATATTGAGGGCGGAGACGGAGACGACTGGATTTCCCTTAGTCTGGGAACTGACACCGTTTACGCAGGCAGTGGAAATGATACAGTTGTAGTAAGCCATGACACTGCGTATATTTATGCTGGAGACGGAAATGACCATATAACTTTCCTTGCTCCAGCAGGGCACACTGCCGCACAGGGAACCATTAATGGAGAAGGTGGCGATGACACGATTATAGGTGGTGTCGTCCAAGATTATCTTGATGGTGGTGAGGGTAACGATTCTATTGCAGGAAACGCTGGAAATGACACACTTAACGGTGGCACTGGTGATGACATTATTAGTGGTGGAGACGGTAATGATACAATCATGGGTAATGCCGGCGATGACACAATCTATGGTAATGACAACAATGATACAATTTCCGGAGGCGATGGCATAGATTCCATTGACGGCGGGGCCGGATTTGACACCATATCATATGCATACGCAGCCAACGGCATCAACGTGGACTTAAGTACAGGAAGTGCAACTGTAACAGTAGCTCCTGTAACTGACATTGATACAATCACCGATATAGAAAATGTCATCGGCTCGGACTATGACGACACCATTAAAGCCGGCAATTCAGGTAGCACCATCAACGGTGGTGCCGGCAATGATACTATTTCCGGCGGCGATGGAATGGATAGTCTGGACGGTGGAACCGGAATAAATACTTTAGACTATTCGTACTACACGACAGGAGGCGTCAGCGTAGACTTACTTGCCGGAGCAGCCACTTTAGTAGGAGGCACTGATGAAGATACACTTTCAAATTTTCAGGTTGTCATAGGAACTGTAAATGATGACGTTATCAGTGCCGCAACTTCAGGTGTTACGCAGACCCTGCTTGGCGGGGGCGGTAATGACTCAATTCTGGGAGGATGGAGTTCAGACTATATCGAAGGAGGTATAGGGGACGACAGTATCAACTCACATGAAGGAGATGACACTGTATATGGAGGTGCAGGAAACGATACTATAGACGGATCAAACGGAACGAGCACAATATACGGTGAAGACGGTAATGATAATATCACAACTCACGGATCAAACGATTTCATTGATGGTGGAACTGGAAACGACTACATAAACAGTGGAGCCGGTGACGATATTGTTCATGGAGGAACCGGTAACGACCAGATCTTAGCTGCCTACGGAAATAATATTTTCTGGGGAGATGAAGGTGATGATTATCTTGGAGATGGTGCCCATAACGGCACCTTAGACGGCGGAGACGGTATTGACACCTTGTTTGGTAATGACGGTAATGATCTTCTCTATGGTGGTAATGATAATGACTCCATACATGGTGGGACTGGAAATGATACCATTTTCGGAGATGCTGGAAATGATACCCTTGATGCAAGTACTAATGATGACTTCGTTGACGGTGGTAGCGGTGATGACCGCATAATGGGAACCTCCGGTAATAATATTCTTATTGGCGGAGATGGTCTCGACTCAATAATAGGTGGAACAGGATTAGACACAATCAGTTATTTATACGCCGCCAATGGTGTCACCATAAACCTAGATTCCAGTGCCACGGTAACAACCGGAACTGATGTTGACACATTCTCTTCCATTGAGGCTGTCATCGGCTCAGACTTCGATGACACCATCACCGGAAGTACCATAGCAGATCACACAATAACAGGCGCAGGCGGCGCAGATAAAATTTACTTGCAGTCTGCTTACAACTCGACTTTGATGTATAATGCTCCAATTGAAGGTGGAGATATCGTTGACAACTTTGCTGTTGCCAAAGACAATTTCATGTTTGATAGTATGAACTTCGACTCTACTGCTGCTTCACGCTTCCAGACTATTTCAAACTTTGACGGGCATACAGGGCTCACTGATACCCAGACATATTTTATCTATGATGACGTGAACACTAAGCTCTACTATGATGCAGACGGTAATGCTTCTGCCGATGCAACTTTGATTGCAGATTTAACTAATAGCGAAGACGTAACAGCTGCGGACCTGACCTTTTAA
- the sppA gene encoding signal peptide peptidase SppA yields MKSPKNSFSVRHPFLFGFSLLLMAVALIWGATAFFNGGSSLFTSGKIGIVTVQGTITKSLPTVKFLRELRRDDSIKGVLLRINSPGGTIAPSQELYHAVKRFAEVKPIVASFGTVAASGGYYAAAPATQIIASSGSITGSIGVKAEYVNFSQLLDKLGVKPVMITSGKLKGAGSPYSELTPEQKEYLTGLIMDIHNQFVDDVAKARKLDRKDVEKIADGRAVTGREAKELGLVDRIGGFEEAVTVLKALCGLEGDVSVVEGPEEDKPLIQKILGYLGLKPVGSIDGTGVMLSF; encoded by the coding sequence ATGAAGAGTCCTAAGAATAGTTTCTCTGTCAGACATCCGTTTCTTTTCGGTTTCAGTCTGCTATTAATGGCTGTGGCTCTCATTTGGGGAGCCACAGCCTTTTTTAATGGTGGGTCATCACTGTTTACTTCAGGAAAGATAGGGATTGTTACTGTACAGGGGACTATCACCAAATCATTGCCTACGGTCAAATTTCTGCGTGAACTGCGCCGGGATGATTCTATAAAAGGAGTTCTGTTACGGATCAATTCTCCAGGTGGGACCATTGCTCCTTCACAGGAACTTTATCACGCGGTAAAACGTTTTGCCGAAGTTAAGCCTATTGTTGCTTCTTTTGGCACTGTGGCGGCATCCGGCGGGTATTATGCTGCGGCCCCGGCAACACAGATTATTGCCAGCTCCGGTTCTATTACCGGAAGTATCGGAGTCAAAGCTGAATATGTAAACTTCAGCCAACTGCTGGATAAGCTGGGAGTTAAACCGGTGATGATAACCAGCGGTAAGCTCAAAGGTGCAGGCTCGCCTTATTCAGAGTTAACTCCTGAACAGAAAGAGTATCTGACCGGTCTGATTATGGACATTCATAATCAGTTTGTGGATGATGTAGCTAAGGCCCGTAAGCTTGACCGCAAAGATGTGGAAAAGATTGCGGATGGGCGGGCTGTCACTGGACGTGAGGCCAAAGAACTTGGTCTTGTCGATAGGATCGGCGGGTTTGAAGAGGCTGTTACAGTGCTTAAAGCACTGTGTGGTCTTGAAGGAGATGTCTCAGTTGTGGAAGGTCCTGAAGAGGATAAACCATTAATTCAAAAAATTTTGGGATATCTGGGATTAAAACCAGTCGGATCTATTGACGGTACTGGTGTTATGCTTTCTTTTTAA
- a CDS encoding MBL fold metallo-hydrolase, with translation MRCTFIGVGSAFDETQTNTSLFIEAGGNSLLLDCGFNAAHNFVKLAENPHKLDSVWISHFHGDHFFGIPFLLGYLASVGRVDELAICGPHGIQEKVCLLVNLAYPNLLSRLPFKIVFYVFSEHDNQIVAGFDLSTCIIDHSEYALAVRVQSEGRSLFYSGDGKLVESCMSLAQHADFAVLEAYKFKDSIKGHSSVISCLKFVDVAKISRVALVHLEPFMRTCKLAEVAEAAKLFTSFKVILPEENQYVDI, from the coding sequence ATGAGATGTACTTTTATTGGAGTTGGGTCTGCTTTTGATGAGACGCAGACCAACACATCATTATTTATTGAAGCAGGAGGGAATTCTCTCCTGCTTGATTGCGGCTTCAACGCGGCGCATAATTTCGTGAAGCTTGCTGAAAATCCGCATAAGCTAGATTCAGTTTGGATTTCTCATTTTCATGGGGATCATTTTTTTGGTATCCCTTTTTTACTTGGGTATCTTGCTTCAGTAGGAAGAGTTGATGAGCTGGCTATTTGCGGGCCTCATGGAATTCAGGAAAAAGTATGCTTACTGGTGAATCTTGCTTATCCTAATTTGCTTTCCAGGCTTCCATTTAAAATTGTATTTTATGTGTTTAGCGAGCATGATAATCAAATTGTTGCCGGGTTTGATCTTTCAACCTGTATAATTGATCATTCTGAGTATGCACTTGCTGTCAGGGTCCAGTCTGAGGGACGTTCTCTATTTTACAGTGGAGATGGAAAGCTCGTAGAAAGTTGTATGTCACTTGCACAGCATGCCGATTTTGCAGTGCTTGAAGCCTATAAATTCAAGGATTCGATCAAAGGTCATTCAAGTGTAATCAGTTGTCTCAAATTTGTAGATGTTGCAAAAATATCTCGTGTGGCACTTGTGCATCTTGAGCCTTTTATGCGAACCTGCAAACTTGCTGAGGTTGCCGAAGCAGCAAAGTTGTTTACATCTTTCAAAGTTATTTTGCCGGAAGAGAATCAGTACGTTGATATATAA
- a CDS encoding tetratricopeptide repeat protein, with product MATKYDQIVRDYFEGRSGYTILLSDEPSFYKLLRGTLYKILAIRRDCLGFFQEQASAMREIKDREATGVPLLIFVERLLKGRPTADFILNIRKVFPEVKVVVLTGEIGEDELIFLHELGVNNLITKPVSVDSLVQKLAFTIKPQGKLNQLVQVGKQLLRRGELEKVMQVSAKILEIKPGSPAGLMLLGDALSGLGRRDEALKSYLKAHEQSKVFMDPIKKLAEFYKDNDTGEYLRYLKKLDEISPLNTERKCEIGRVYLEREELEEAETFFDQAVRCAVREAHSYLSQVMSGIAESLFDVAPDKAEKYYSKLLSVKGASLSSDDLETYNRLGIALRKQGKWQRAVENYQEALRVAPKEAGLYYNIGLAYSDGKEYSKCAKFFRMAARSEQMIHKSAPSVARNIAGIFLKVGMTDDARIVIEEALTEFPDDARLKALLKKVAL from the coding sequence GTGGCAACTAAGTATGATCAGATAGTACGGGACTATTTCGAAGGTCGATCCGGCTATACTATTCTTTTAAGTGACGAACCTTCTTTTTATAAGCTTCTAAGAGGAACTCTTTATAAAATTTTGGCTATCCGCAGGGATTGTCTGGGTTTCTTTCAGGAACAGGCCTCTGCTATGCGTGAAATTAAAGATAGAGAGGCAACAGGCGTTCCTTTACTTATTTTCGTGGAGCGTCTTCTTAAAGGAAGGCCGACAGCTGATTTTATTTTGAATATTCGCAAGGTTTTTCCTGAAGTAAAGGTGGTGGTTCTTACTGGGGAGATAGGTGAAGATGAACTTATTTTTTTGCATGAGCTTGGTGTAAATAATCTTATCACCAAACCTGTATCTGTGGACAGTCTGGTCCAAAAACTTGCATTCACTATAAAACCGCAAGGCAAGTTGAATCAGCTTGTCCAGGTTGGTAAGCAGCTTCTTCGGCGTGGTGAACTTGAAAAAGTGATGCAGGTCAGTGCTAAAATTCTTGAAATTAAGCCTGGTAGTCCTGCCGGTTTGATGCTCTTAGGTGACGCATTAAGCGGTCTTGGGCGTCGTGATGAGGCTTTAAAGTCGTATCTTAAAGCTCATGAGCAATCGAAAGTTTTTATGGATCCTATTAAGAAACTGGCTGAATTTTATAAAGATAACGATACAGGAGAGTACCTCCGCTACTTGAAGAAACTTGATGAAATCAGTCCTCTTAATACTGAACGTAAATGCGAAATCGGACGTGTTTATCTTGAACGCGAAGAGCTTGAAGAAGCAGAAACGTTCTTTGATCAGGCTGTTCGTTGCGCTGTGAGAGAGGCTCACAGCTATCTGTCGCAGGTTATGAGTGGTATTGCTGAGTCTTTGTTTGACGTTGCACCGGATAAGGCAGAGAAGTACTACTCAAAGCTTTTATCCGTTAAAGGTGCCAGTTTAAGTTCTGACGATCTTGAGACATATAATAGATTGGGAATTGCCCTTAGAAAGCAGGGTAAATGGCAGCGCGCGGTTGAGAATTATCAGGAGGCTTTGCGTGTTGCTCCTAAAGAGGCCGGTCTCTATTATAACATAGGATTAGCATATTCAGATGGTAAGGAATATTCTAAATGTGCTAAATTCTTTAGAATGGCTGCCCGTTCAGAACAAATGATTCATAAAAGTGCCCCTTCTGTTGCAAGAAATATTGCAGGTATCTTTCTTAAGGTTGGAATGACTGATGATGCCCGTATTGTAATTGAGGAAGCATTAACTGAGTTTCCTGATGACGCACGGCTTAAAGCTTTGCTGAAGAAGGTGGCTTTATAA
- a CDS encoding cache domain-containing protein, whose product MGVLKNVNGAGNIFPVWLRVTIPTIASLIIFLVVLFAVHMPAVRDNMVRQRKDTLKDMTHVAVGVLNYLYEQEQKGVLSREEAQAKAAEIVSLMRFGSKNKDYFWISDVHSKMIMHPYMPELDGRDMRKIADFKGRLIFQDMVNATAADGDGYVEYIWQWQDLPDKVGSKISYVRRYLPWGWIIGTGVYLEDIENDVAVRNRGLIILTFALLGVMFFLSLYTIIQSRSAGRQIQESAALFKGIFNHSQHSIGVLTPEGLLLMVNKVLLDFAEVSAEEINGKYFWEAPWWSSSIEVQRALKEAIQIASLGGVGKGVFKYYGLEGKSLYVDFSVKPVLDDAGGVMFLVAEGHNITELKEAQDQLALSEALFKGVFNQSLQFMGVVGLDGILLEVNNAALEVYSVKSEDVIGKHFSDGPWWQEPPSLAVTLQEDIRRALDGHMVRREVKNSPAGLKDRYIDFSLKPAFGPNGDMIFLLAEGRDITELRSVQDQLSDLNRDLEHKVEERTAELKRTIGSLEQTQNQLIQSEKMAALGDLVAGVAHEINTPVGISVTSISFMEEKLREIDHKVVDGTLRKSDFDKFLSIVREATKSSMLNLHRAAELIGNFKQVAVDQASGQQRTINLAKYVDEILLSLRSKYKRTRHTINISIPEDLLLNTFPGALMQILSNLIINSLIHGFEGIEEGHIDIGAEVTDEHVVIRYTDDGKGMNETNLSKVFEPFFTTKRGQGGTGLGMNIVYNLVTNRLSGTISCSSVPGQGTAFTILLPKEIVVTE is encoded by the coding sequence ATGGGAGTTCTCAAAAATGTGAACGGAGCAGGAAATATATTTCCTGTCTGGCTTAGGGTGACTATTCCCACGATTGCTTCTCTGATTATTTTTCTTGTTGTTCTTTTTGCAGTACATATGCCGGCAGTAAGAGATAATATGGTCCGTCAACGTAAAGACACGCTTAAGGATATGACGCACGTAGCTGTTGGCGTCCTGAATTACTTATATGAACAGGAGCAAAAAGGGGTACTGTCCCGAGAGGAAGCTCAGGCAAAAGCTGCTGAAATTGTTAGCCTTATGAGGTTCGGCAGCAAGAATAAAGATTATTTCTGGATAAGTGATGTTCATTCTAAAATGATCATGCATCCATATATGCCCGAGCTTGATGGACGTGATATGCGGAAGATTGCTGATTTCAAAGGCAGGTTGATTTTTCAGGATATGGTCAACGCCACTGCTGCTGATGGTGATGGGTATGTTGAATATATCTGGCAATGGCAGGATCTGCCCGATAAAGTTGGATCAAAAATATCATATGTAAGAAGGTATTTACCATGGGGTTGGATTATAGGCACAGGAGTTTATCTGGAAGATATTGAAAACGATGTTGCTGTCCGTAACCGTGGTTTAATCATATTAACCTTTGCTCTCCTGGGGGTAATGTTTTTTCTTTCTTTATATACGATCATTCAAAGCCGTAGTGCCGGACGTCAGATTCAGGAAAGTGCAGCTCTTTTTAAAGGGATATTCAATCATAGCCAGCATTCTATAGGAGTGCTTACCCCTGAAGGTTTGCTGCTTATGGTCAATAAGGTTCTGCTCGATTTTGCTGAAGTATCTGCAGAAGAAATAAATGGAAAATATTTTTGGGAAGCCCCTTGGTGGAGTTCATCCATAGAAGTACAACGGGCTTTAAAAGAGGCAATTCAGATTGCTTCTCTTGGGGGGGTTGGTAAAGGTGTTTTTAAATATTATGGTCTTGAAGGGAAAAGCCTTTACGTTGATTTTTCAGTAAAGCCTGTTCTGGACGATGCTGGCGGAGTAATGTTTCTGGTTGCCGAAGGGCACAATATCACTGAACTTAAAGAAGCTCAGGATCAACTGGCTTTGAGTGAAGCATTGTTTAAAGGAGTTTTTAATCAGTCGTTGCAATTTATGGGTGTTGTCGGACTGGATGGCATATTGCTTGAAGTTAACAATGCTGCTTTGGAAGTTTATTCGGTTAAATCAGAGGATGTAATCGGGAAACATTTTTCTGATGGGCCTTGGTGGCAGGAACCCCCGTCTTTGGCAGTGACTCTGCAGGAAGATATTCGAAGAGCATTAGACGGACATATGGTAAGACGGGAAGTGAAAAATTCTCCGGCTGGCCTTAAAGATAGGTATATAGATTTTTCACTCAAACCTGCTTTCGGGCCAAATGGAGATATGATTTTTCTTCTTGCCGAGGGGCGGGACATAACCGAGTTACGATCTGTGCAGGATCAGCTTAGTGATCTTAACCGTGATCTTGAGCATAAAGTTGAAGAGCGAACAGCTGAGTTAAAGAGAACTATTGGATCTCTAGAGCAGACTCAAAATCAGCTTATACAATCTGAGAAAATGGCAGCCTTAGGTGATCTTGTCGCCGGGGTTGCGCATGAAATAAATACTCCTGTAGGAATCAGCGTAACCAGCATCAGCTTTATGGAGGAGAAACTTAGAGAGATAGACCATAAAGTCGTTGATGGAACACTCCGTAAATCCGATTTTGATAAATTTTTATCTATAGTGAGAGAGGCAACCAAGTCCAGTATGCTCAATCTGCACAGGGCAGCCGAATTGATAGGTAATTTTAAACAGGTTGCAGTTGATCAGGCTTCAGGTCAGCAGCGGACCATAAATCTTGCAAAGTATGTTGATGAAATATTGCTCAGTCTGCGTTCTAAGTATAAACGTACTAGGCATACAATTAATATCAGCATCCCTGAAGATTTGTTGCTAAATACTTTTCCGGGGGCACTTATGCAGATTTTGTCAAACCTGATAATCAATTCTCTTATCCACGGTTTTGAAGGAATTGAGGAGGGGCATATTGATATCGGGGCTGAAGTAACTGATGAGCATGTCGTTATTCGTTATACTGACGACGGAAAGGGAATGAATGAAACTAATCTCAGCAAGGTTTTCGAGCCTTTTTTTACTACTAAAAGGGGGCAGGGAGGTACCGGACTTGGCATGAATATCGTTTACAACCTTGTGACAAACAGACTGTCCGGGACTATAAGTTGTTCCAGTGTACCGGGGCAGGGGACAGCTTTTACCATACTGTTACCTAAAGAAATTGTGGTGACCGAGTAA